Proteins co-encoded in one Sus scrofa isolate TJ Tabasco breed Duroc chromosome 14, Sscrofa11.1, whole genome shotgun sequence genomic window:
- the RILPL2 gene encoding RILP-like protein 2 isoform X2 translates to MEEPPLREEEEEGDEAGPEGALGKSPFQLTAEDVYDISYVMGRELMALGSDPRVTQLQFKIVRVLEMLETLVNEGNLTVEELRMERDNLRTEVEGLRREGSAAGGEVNLGPDKMVVDLTDPNRPRFTLQELRDVLQERNKLKSQLLVAQEELQCYKSGLIPPREGPGGRREKDTLVARANNARSNKEEKTIIRKLFSFGSGKQT, encoded by the exons ATGGAGGAGCCCCCTTTgcgagaggaggaggaggaaggggacgAGGCGGGGCCCGAGGGGGCTCTGGGCAAGAGCCCCTTCCAGCTGACAGCCGAAGACGTATATGACATCTCTTACGTGATGGGCCGAGAGCTGATGGCCCTGGGCAGCGACCCCCGGGTGACACAGCTGCAGTTCAAGATCGTCCGTGTTCTGGAGATGCTGGAGACGCTGGTGAATGAGGGCAACTTGACGGTGGAGGAGCTGAGAATGGAGCGGGACAACCTCAGGACGGAGGTGGAGGGGCTGCGGAGAGAGGGCTCCGCGGCCGGCGGAGAG GTGAACCTGGGACCAGACAAAATGGTGGTTGACCTGACAGATCCCAACCGACCACGCTTTACTCTGCAGGAGCTGAGGGATGTGCTACAGGAGCGCAACAAACTCAAGTCGCAGCTGCTGGTGGCACAGGAGGAGCTGCAGTGCTATAAGAG TGGCCTGATTCCACCAAGAGAAGgcccaggaggaagaagagaaaaagatactCTGGTTGCTCGGGCCAACAATGCCAGGAGTAACAAGGAGGAGAAGACAATCATAAGGAAGCT GTTCTCTTTCGGATCAGGGAAGCAGACATAG